One Sphingobacteruim zhuxiongii DNA window includes the following coding sequences:
- a CDS encoding tetratricopeptide repeat protein: MIRKQMMGENCLKYILTGAFSAILLTGFAQEEEKQKDLKQQTNEQVGVGQPRVMDSIEVVRDYRPMLADAVKIRRSPDMKINRVALEDELREIAAGMYCTRNPYKEPYHSPLPERYPNASRDNIDNNRIGILAYRAGEFERATSILKKVKPNDAFYQSSIIAFGYMAMKGGDKLSARNAFYDASRMNYDQDLKADALYNYAKSLLDLDSVQNAVKPLKEYFAIKYAGVDLESKKAESTEDRMVQVLTGSSNFQAGVYLLESFNNRSEKENVIYQKITYYRGMEFYNERAFENSISMFMRSEKFPFDQEMAALAIYWKAEAMYEVRKYREAVDNFSKFLSLPVARNTNLYNYANYALAYAAFRIDRYSVAADYFERFLASKDGSMDDKIRYDVMARLGDSYLSMRNYGRANEYYDQLIASKAPNQDYALFQHGIIQGLRGDNDAKLNTLKAVVERFPGSNYADDVAFEIPYIAFVKGDYDTAIKGLQKMIEKYPRSSYVPRALMTIGLVQYNSDDNEAAMATFQKVVNEYSKTSEAAQAMLSIENIYLDQGDATGYIQYAVGNNITELSVSEQDNLAFQAGRTLFSRGQYGPAVEAVNAYFDKFPKPRQEKHARYIRGVSLYHTGHPDEALHDLNIILNDWTSPYTENTLLTVAALYLKLKEYNEAIVHLKKLEINADYKKNYGFAIKNLMICYFEIGDYAQVAKYAALIKSYDQATEEEIATAHLYSAKALQKEGKTESATKELNLAALKSKSAASAEARYRVAQLQYDSKQYDKAQKSAFDVIENMDAQDYWVAKSFILVADTYARKGDTLQAKSTLKSVIENYEGDDDIIPTAKARLQKLK, encoded by the coding sequence ATGATACGGAAACAAATGATGGGCGAGAACTGCCTAAAATATATTCTTACAGGTGCCTTTTCCGCGATTTTACTTACAGGATTTGCGCAGGAAGAAGAGAAGCAAAAAGACCTAAAGCAACAAACTAATGAACAAGTTGGCGTAGGGCAGCCTCGTGTTATGGATTCCATTGAAGTCGTACGAGATTATCGTCCAATGTTAGCTGACGCAGTAAAGATTCGTCGAAGTCCCGACATGAAGATTAATCGGGTTGCTTTAGAAGATGAGTTGCGTGAAATTGCTGCAGGAATGTATTGTACAAGGAATCCTTACAAAGAACCCTATCATAGTCCATTGCCTGAAAGGTATCCGAACGCATCACGAGATAATATTGATAATAACCGGATTGGTATTTTAGCGTATCGTGCAGGTGAGTTCGAACGAGCAACTAGTATACTGAAGAAAGTGAAACCAAATGATGCTTTCTATCAGAGTTCAATTATCGCTTTTGGTTATATGGCGATGAAAGGCGGGGATAAACTATCTGCGCGGAATGCTTTTTACGATGCTTCAAGGATGAATTATGATCAAGATCTAAAGGCGGACGCGTTGTATAATTACGCAAAATCCTTATTGGACTTGGACTCCGTTCAAAATGCCGTTAAGCCTCTCAAAGAATATTTCGCAATAAAATATGCAGGCGTTGATCTAGAGTCTAAAAAAGCAGAAAGTACGGAAGATCGTATGGTTCAAGTCTTAACGGGAAGTAGCAATTTTCAAGCAGGCGTATATTTACTGGAGTCGTTCAACAATAGGAGTGAAAAAGAAAATGTTATCTATCAAAAGATAACTTATTACCGGGGAATGGAGTTCTATAATGAACGTGCCTTCGAAAACAGTATTTCTATGTTTATGCGATCCGAAAAATTTCCTTTTGATCAAGAAATGGCAGCATTAGCGATTTACTGGAAAGCGGAAGCCATGTATGAGGTACGTAAGTATAGAGAGGCGGTTGATAACTTTTCTAAGTTCTTAAGTCTACCTGTTGCCCGAAATACAAATTTATATAATTACGCAAACTATGCGCTAGCTTATGCTGCATTCCGTATCGACAGATATAGCGTAGCGGCTGACTATTTCGAACGTTTTCTAGCTTCTAAAGACGGAAGTATGGATGATAAGATTCGTTATGATGTTATGGCGCGTTTAGGTGATTCTTATCTATCAATGCGCAATTATGGACGTGCGAATGAGTATTATGATCAGTTGATTGCTAGTAAAGCACCAAATCAGGATTATGCCTTATTTCAACACGGAATTATACAAGGATTGCGAGGTGATAATGATGCTAAGCTCAATACGTTAAAAGCGGTAGTTGAGCGCTTTCCTGGATCTAACTATGCCGATGATGTGGCATTTGAGATTCCATACATCGCTTTTGTCAAAGGTGATTACGATACCGCAATTAAGGGATTGCAGAAGATGATTGAAAAATATCCGCGAAGTAGTTATGTGCCTAGAGCCTTGATGACTATAGGGCTTGTTCAATATAATTCAGACGATAACGAAGCAGCGATGGCAACCTTTCAGAAAGTCGTTAATGAATACTCAAAAACGAGTGAGGCTGCGCAGGCGATGCTATCTATCGAAAATATCTACTTAGATCAAGGGGATGCAACTGGATATATTCAATATGCGGTTGGAAATAACATTACTGAACTTAGTGTTTCTGAGCAGGATAACTTAGCCTTTCAAGCAGGGCGTACATTGTTCTCTCGCGGTCAATATGGTCCAGCTGTAGAAGCTGTTAATGCCTATTTTGATAAATTTCCAAAGCCTAGACAAGAGAAACATGCACGTTATATACGAGGTGTCAGTTTATACCATACAGGTCATCCCGATGAAGCCCTACACGATCTAAACATTATTCTAAACGATTGGACTAGCCCTTATACTGAAAACACCTTGTTGACGGTAGCAGCACTATACTTAAAGCTGAAAGAATATAATGAAGCTATTGTTCATCTTAAGAAGCTAGAGATCAATGCGGACTATAAAAAGAACTACGGCTTTGCTATTAAGAATCTGATGATTTGCTATTTTGAAATCGGTGATTACGCGCAGGTGGCGAAATATGCAGCTTTAATTAAGAGCTATGATCAAGCAACGGAAGAAGAAATTGCCACTGCCCATCTATACAGTGCTAAGGCGCTTCAAAAGGAAGGAAAAACAGAATCGGCAACAAAAGAACTAAACTTAGCAGCATTAAAAAGTAAATCTGCTGCGAGCGCTGAGGCGAGGTACCGCGTGGCTCAATTACAATATGACAGCAAGCAGTATGACAAAGCACAGAAGTCGGCCTTCGATGTAATCGAGAACATGGACGCACAGGATTACTGGGTCGCTAAAAGTTTTATCCTGGTCGCTGATACCTATGCGCGCAAAGGTGATACGCTGCAAGCAAAAAGCACACTGAAGAGTGTAATCGAGAATTATGAAGGTGACGATGATATTATTCCAACCGCAAAAGCGAGATTGCAGAAATTGAAATAG
- a CDS encoding PVC-type heme-binding CxxCH protein, which produces MKRITINYRGLGCRAFMLTSMVVGFWACKQPKYPGPLTAQESIEAMKVHPDFEVQIFATEPLVKDPVAMTFDEKGNAYVVEMADYPFSDMEPNPPGKGNGRIVYLKDNDKDGVADESIVFIEGISEMTSVMPWKNGLLVTAAPDIFYLEDTDGDGKSDHKEVLYTGFFTNNSEAQITNLTFAIDNWIYASNHGQAGEVTSTRQPDAPALSVGGADFRFRLDRELFETETSPAQFGQTLNDWGHRFMTQNTLHIQQAVMPGRYMRRHAFLPSLKGVENISDHELRMYQETPAPYWRAERSRRRQEQYDAQGKGQVEHAEGHFTGASGGTVYGGDAFPEGFYGNVFTGEVAGNLVHQDVLTSHKTSPKYIASRAAEEKESEFISSTDSWFRPTSFAVGPDGNLYMVDMYRQHIETPMSIPEDLAAEMDYKQGMDMGRIYRIVPKKKKSLDTSISSKAQKTNADYVKLLSHESQWWRLQAQRKLVESQDKSVIPSLIDLFNQSSDARFRLHALYTLDGLGALNNELVKKAVVDPHAGVREHAAILSERFPENKQLLVQLIDDQSPRVAFQATLSLGQFNDAMVTDQLAKVAERNVSDPWFRMAVLSANNGASADLLDALRKKNTFFATFSDDKGAFIKDFAFAITRKDQGADKLIKDLDAIAKEKGEQKWVMSAIEGVSKASGDKGVKNQNFKAALKSVMESSADDSVKTKISQLLKI; this is translated from the coding sequence ATGAAGAGAATCACTATTAACTATCGCGGACTTGGCTGTCGTGCCTTTATGTTGACGTCCATGGTCGTCGGATTTTGGGCATGTAAACAGCCTAAATATCCTGGCCCGTTAACTGCGCAGGAGTCAATTGAAGCAATGAAAGTACATCCTGATTTTGAGGTTCAAATTTTTGCTACCGAGCCTCTTGTAAAAGATCCGGTAGCCATGACCTTCGATGAAAAGGGGAACGCTTATGTTGTAGAGATGGCTGATTATCCTTTTTCAGATATGGAGCCCAACCCGCCAGGCAAAGGTAATGGACGAATTGTCTATCTAAAGGACAATGATAAAGATGGTGTGGCAGATGAGTCCATCGTATTTATCGAAGGGATATCGGAAATGACAAGCGTGATGCCTTGGAAGAATGGCTTATTAGTGACCGCTGCGCCAGATATCTTTTATCTAGAAGATACGGATGGTGATGGAAAATCAGATCATAAAGAAGTGCTTTACACGGGCTTTTTTACCAATAACTCAGAGGCACAGATTACCAACCTGACCTTTGCAATAGATAATTGGATTTATGCTTCGAACCACGGTCAAGCTGGTGAAGTTACATCGACTCGTCAACCGGATGCTCCGGCATTATCGGTGGGTGGTGCGGACTTTCGTTTTAGATTGGATCGGGAATTGTTCGAGACTGAGACCTCGCCAGCTCAATTTGGTCAAACGCTGAATGATTGGGGGCATAGGTTTATGACTCAAAATACACTACACATTCAACAAGCTGTGATGCCGGGAAGATATATGCGAAGACATGCTTTTTTACCTTCGCTAAAAGGGGTTGAGAATATATCTGATCATGAGTTACGTATGTACCAAGAGACGCCTGCACCGTATTGGCGTGCTGAGCGTAGCCGAAGAAGGCAAGAACAATATGATGCACAGGGAAAAGGGCAGGTAGAGCATGCTGAAGGACATTTCACAGGAGCATCCGGTGGAACCGTTTATGGGGGCGATGCTTTTCCTGAGGGATTCTATGGAAACGTTTTTACTGGTGAAGTAGCCGGAAATCTGGTTCATCAAGATGTGTTAACATCGCATAAAACGAGTCCAAAGTATATTGCTTCGCGCGCTGCTGAAGAAAAAGAGTCGGAATTTATTTCTTCGACTGACTCCTGGTTCCGACCGACTAGTTTTGCTGTAGGACCAGACGGTAATCTCTATATGGTCGATATGTACCGCCAGCACATTGAAACCCCGATGTCTATTCCTGAGGATTTAGCTGCTGAAATGGATTATAAGCAGGGGATGGATATGGGAAGAATCTATAGAATTGTGCCCAAAAAGAAAAAGAGCCTGGATACTTCGATCAGCTCGAAAGCACAAAAAACGAATGCTGATTACGTAAAGCTGCTATCACACGAAAGTCAATGGTGGCGCCTGCAAGCACAACGTAAGCTGGTTGAAAGTCAGGACAAAAGTGTTATTCCGAGTCTGATAGATTTATTTAATCAAAGTTCTGATGCGCGTTTTAGATTGCATGCACTTTATACCTTGGATGGTCTTGGTGCCTTAAACAATGAACTGGTGAAAAAGGCAGTCGTTGATCCGCATGCGGGTGTAAGAGAACACGCTGCGATACTTTCTGAGCGCTTTCCTGAAAACAAGCAGCTATTAGTCCAGTTGATTGACGATCAGTCGCCAAGAGTTGCTTTTCAAGCGACTTTAAGTTTAGGACAGTTTAATGATGCTATGGTTACGGATCAACTTGCGAAAGTGGCAGAGCGGAATGTGAGTGACCCTTGGTTTAGAATGGCAGTTTTAAGTGCAAATAACGGTGCTAGTGCTGATTTGCTTGACGCGTTGCGGAAGAAAAACACCTTCTTTGCAACATTTAGTGATGATAAGGGTGCCTTCATAAAAGACTTCGCATTCGCGATAACGCGTAAGGATCAGGGAGCGGATAAATTAATAAAAGATCTAGATGCCATCGCCAAAGAAAAAGGTGAGCAGAAATGGGTGATGAGTGCCATTGAAGGTGTTTCGAAAGCGAGTGGCGACAAAGGCGTGAAAAACCAAAACTTTAAGGCAGCGTTGAAATCGGTCATGGAGTCATCTGCTGACGATAGTGTAAAAACAAAGATATCGCAACTACTTAAAATATAA
- a CDS encoding FISUMP domain-containing protein has protein sequence MKSLLLYSEIKISTSNLIKIASIMLVVLMGTSCQRKETDEISRGDQAVVTVSLKDAVFNGDEKLEPSAKASVDRSNKTSVHNTANISETQLGDDLILVAELKEVKNSTNLSSSQMTTSGNAEKAASTIERNQLIPGTRYKVVVFGPDRKYVTERDYAYGSEASTAALKLDGDKKYTFIAYSVNSTSILPAVTFADASNKTLDNSSVNGVTSSNDLMYFSTELTVSGNNSNYLSIVFKHRFSQITTIIDASVTGYTISAINANLSPQYTASNLKLADGSLTRTGTAGNATLSFSGLNTSILTSAPILINSETTSGTLTLSSITIGPLNKTSTAAALSGLVIKPGVKYNLTLSITPTDGYVGDDVRINGVTWSRRNLSVANTVTPDQAPGTSQIFGNYYQFGSSLVVAAPTATVTNTNWKPASQPNNSWNLGTELAPVKTSNDPCPVGYRVPTRTEFQRLIDATVHTDVGTWTKSNTNYSAAKVLTSKRNKSIKLTFPAQGFFGTSVEVGTSNYISLPLDERGVVGVYWTSTILNTSGVDGINYLRFVAGSPAFINYVQPTNSTKPFSMNIRCVKY, from the coding sequence ATGAAAAGCCTTTTGCTTTATTCAGAAATTAAAATATCCACTTCAAACTTGATAAAAATTGCTTCTATCATGTTAGTGGTACTAATGGGAACATCCTGCCAAAGAAAAGAAACCGACGAAATAAGTCGTGGAGACCAAGCAGTCGTTACGGTATCTCTTAAGGACGCTGTCTTTAATGGCGACGAGAAACTAGAGCCTTCAGCGAAGGCAAGTGTTGACAGATCAAACAAGACAAGCGTCCACAACACGGCGAACATTTCTGAAACACAATTGGGCGATGACCTAATCCTTGTTGCAGAATTAAAAGAAGTAAAAAATTCGACGAATCTATCGAGTTCTCAAATGACTACAAGCGGTAACGCGGAAAAGGCGGCATCGACGATTGAGCGCAACCAATTAATTCCCGGAACACGATATAAAGTCGTGGTATTCGGTCCTGATCGTAAATATGTCACAGAAAGAGATTATGCATATGGAAGTGAGGCAAGCACAGCTGCACTTAAACTAGATGGAGATAAAAAATATACTTTTATTGCATATAGTGTGAATAGCACATCAATCCTTCCTGCAGTTACCTTCGCCGACGCTAGTAACAAGACCCTAGACAACTCTTCTGTTAATGGGGTAACATCTAGTAATGATTTGATGTATTTTAGTACAGAGCTAACGGTTAGCGGAAATAACTCCAACTATTTAAGCATAGTTTTCAAACATCGTTTTAGTCAGATAACCACTATTATCGACGCTTCTGTTACTGGTTATACTATATCAGCAATCAACGCAAATCTATCACCACAATACACTGCAAGTAACCTTAAACTTGCTGATGGATCATTAACCCGAACAGGGACTGCAGGAAATGCAACACTTTCTTTCTCCGGATTGAACACGTCAATTTTAACGTCTGCTCCAATCCTAATAAACAGTGAAACAACTTCGGGTACACTCACATTATCGTCCATCACTATTGGTCCTCTAAACAAGACATCGACTGCAGCAGCTTTAAGCGGCTTAGTGATTAAACCGGGTGTTAAGTATAATCTTACTTTAAGTATTACTCCAACAGATGGTTACGTGGGCGATGACGTGCGAATCAATGGCGTCACTTGGTCACGAAGAAACCTTAGTGTTGCAAATACGGTCACTCCTGACCAAGCCCCTGGAACCTCTCAAATCTTTGGAAATTATTATCAATTTGGGAGTTCGCTAGTTGTGGCTGCACCCACTGCTACGGTGACTAATACCAATTGGAAGCCAGCTTCACAGCCAAATAATTCTTGGAATTTAGGCACTGAACTGGCACCTGTAAAGACGAGCAACGACCCTTGTCCAGTCGGATACCGAGTGCCAACGAGAACAGAATTTCAACGTTTGATTGATGCTACCGTTCATACAGATGTAGGTACATGGACAAAAAGCAATACAAACTATTCCGCTGCAAAAGTATTAACCAGCAAAAGGAACAAGAGTATTAAATTGACGTTCCCGGCGCAAGGTTTTTTCGGAACTTCAGTCGAGGTAGGAACAAGTAATTATATCTCACTACCCCTCGACGAAAGAGGCGTTGTCGGCGTATATTGGACATCAACAATATTAAATACTTCAGGTGTTGATGGGATTAACTACTTAAGATTCGTCGCTGGCTCCCCTGCGTTTATCAATTACGTACAACCTACGAATTCCACAAAACCGTTTTCTATGAATATTAGATGTGTTAAATATTAA
- a CDS encoding high-potential iron-sulfur protein: MDNKKIERREFIKGTVTSSLAFLMGSAYVLTGCSNTGKQAAGNQDAEAAVSSCDDYSNVDEVNLRKREQLGYVKQTVNPENKCSNCKLWIAPKEGQSCGGCLLFKGPVYDEGYCTYWAPQDQ; this comes from the coding sequence ATGGACAATAAGAAGATCGAACGAAGAGAATTTATTAAAGGCACTGTTACTTCTTCATTAGCGTTTCTAATGGGTAGCGCTTATGTTCTTACTGGATGCTCCAATACTGGAAAGCAGGCCGCTGGAAATCAGGATGCTGAAGCGGCAGTTAGTTCCTGCGACGACTATTCGAATGTAGATGAAGTAAATTTGAGAAAAAGGGAACAGCTAGGTTATGTAAAGCAAACGGTAAATCCGGAGAATAAATGTAGTAACTGTAAGCTGTGGATTGCTCCCAAAGAAGGGCAGTCATGTGGCGGATGTTTATTGTTTAAAGGCCCGGTTTACGATGAAGGGTACTGTACCTATTGGGCGCCTCAGGATCAATAG
- a CDS encoding DUF6175 family protein gives MRTLYISLLFLFLVLDGAAQAKKPTIMVVPSRQWCFSKGYFQEVDNFGTLEKVPDYREALDDNPDLLLVISKINNLFSDRGFPLKDLSQMLSSISRSNAEDMALSLDREASGKGAIAESLFDKVRNTAKADILIELQWTVNSAGPRRSITYIMRGLDAYSDKQVAGAEGTGSPSVSAETAVLLEEAVLQHIDNFNARLTAHFDDLFVNGREIKVEFRKDSNWQYDFESEFNGDELSFAIEDWVAANTVKNRFSTDEATDTKLVFNQVRIGMFDENQRAMDARAYGRNIQRFLKSKFNIESKIVTKGLGYVQMICGQK, from the coding sequence ATGAGAACCTTATATATTTCTTTGCTCTTTTTATTTCTCGTTTTAGATGGTGCTGCCCAAGCAAAGAAACCTACTATTATGGTAGTTCCTTCTCGCCAATGGTGCTTCAGCAAGGGTTATTTTCAAGAAGTAGACAACTTTGGGACACTCGAAAAGGTGCCAGATTACCGTGAGGCATTAGATGATAATCCAGATTTATTGTTGGTAATCTCCAAAATAAACAATCTGTTTTCTGATCGTGGATTTCCATTAAAAGACCTGAGCCAAATGCTTTCTTCGATCAGTAGATCCAATGCGGAAGATATGGCTTTAAGTCTTGATCGGGAAGCGAGTGGAAAGGGAGCCATTGCTGAATCCCTATTTGATAAAGTTCGAAATACGGCGAAAGCTGATATATTAATTGAGCTTCAGTGGACGGTAAATTCAGCTGGCCCGCGTAGATCAATTACCTATATTATGCGAGGATTGGATGCTTATTCCGATAAACAAGTTGCGGGTGCTGAAGGCACCGGATCTCCTTCTGTGTCAGCCGAAACAGCGGTACTCTTAGAAGAGGCGGTATTACAGCATATCGATAATTTCAATGCTCGACTTACTGCACATTTTGATGATTTGTTTGTAAATGGACGAGAAATAAAAGTCGAGTTTAGAAAGGATAGCAATTGGCAATATGATTTCGAAAGTGAGTTTAATGGAGATGAGCTATCTTTTGCAATTGAGGACTGGGTAGCTGCAAATACTGTTAAAAATAGATTTTCTACCGACGAAGCGACGGATACTAAATTGGTATTTAATCAGGTGAGAATTGGCATGTTTGATGAAAATCAACGAGCTATGGATGCTCGAGCCTATGGAAGAAATATTCAACGATTTCTCAAATCTAAATTCAATATTGAATCAAAGATTGTCACTAAAGGATTGGGGTATGTTCAAATGATTTGTGGTCAAAA
- a CDS encoding TlpA family protein disulfide reductase, whose protein sequence is MMRAFLLLFILNFHLFTFQVALAQNHQDIGLSTIVVELRGNYPKDFSIAQFGKSDGLQGQGILNLKKVNDSTYYSSFDNPASSQYYLILNNKYFTSNIAPNRNDTLLFNYKTNDDFQVDYLGDAKDIFLHSDQYATLMRNFFFINNDVDTWTKKDIVIKNIEDLMAYVKERTEKKTILLESITDNPSIRSLGMEIIDVTEMTYAMGMHKKLLEGASLQERFAFYRRIFKDKAGLFTMKRPLSEIVFKELQRDTLLKLPDISAVGPYVYESYLKSIFGDSLGADEAEFFERLIAIAYLEKIYANLTFNETEKFNILTYFRSNVYKSNLIRLSDINAKQANSLNVHYLPFDAKNLDVFDSIISKYKGQVVLIDYWATWCGPCIASFEEIKPLKEKYKDNKDVVFLYLTDESSNYNLWKGFLDKLSGEHYYITKAQLNVIFEKNKFNAIPHYMLIDRTGTIKHSETYPKEIAKTLTEWIDNSL, encoded by the coding sequence ATGATGAGAGCCTTTCTTTTACTGTTCATTTTGAATTTCCATTTGTTTACTTTTCAAGTTGCCCTTGCGCAAAATCATCAGGATATTGGCTTAAGCACAATTGTCGTTGAATTGCGTGGAAATTATCCGAAGGACTTTAGCATTGCGCAGTTTGGGAAAAGTGATGGTCTTCAAGGTCAAGGTATATTAAATTTAAAGAAAGTAAATGATTCAACCTATTACAGTTCATTTGACAATCCAGCTTCATCTCAATATTATCTGATTCTAAACAACAAGTATTTTACCTCCAATATTGCCCCCAATAGAAATGATACCTTGTTGTTCAATTATAAGACAAACGACGATTTCCAAGTAGACTATTTGGGAGATGCTAAAGACATCTTTTTGCATTCTGACCAATATGCTACATTGATGAGGAACTTTTTTTTCATCAATAATGACGTGGATACCTGGACGAAGAAAGATATTGTCATCAAAAATATCGAGGATTTAATGGCGTATGTAAAGGAGCGAACAGAGAAAAAGACGATTCTTTTAGAATCGATTACAGATAATCCGTCTATACGCTCGCTTGGTATGGAAATAATTGACGTTACGGAAATGACTTACGCGATGGGGATGCATAAAAAATTGCTGGAAGGGGCGTCGCTCCAGGAGCGATTTGCTTTTTACCGCAGGATTTTCAAAGATAAAGCGGGTTTATTTACGATGAAGCGCCCCTTGTCAGAGATAGTTTTTAAAGAATTACAAAGGGACACGCTTTTGAAACTACCTGATATTTCGGCGGTAGGACCCTATGTGTATGAAAGCTACTTGAAGTCTATATTTGGAGATAGCTTAGGCGCGGATGAAGCTGAGTTTTTTGAACGCCTAATAGCAATAGCTTATCTCGAAAAGATCTATGCTAATCTTACTTTCAATGAGACCGAGAAGTTCAATATCTTAACCTACTTTCGTAGTAACGTGTATAAGTCTAATTTGATTCGGCTTTCCGATATCAACGCGAAGCAAGCCAATTCGTTGAATGTACATTATCTGCCCTTTGATGCTAAAAACTTGGATGTCTTTGATAGTATCATTTCAAAGTATAAGGGACAAGTGGTTTTGATAGATTATTGGGCGACTTGGTGCGGACCCTGCATCGCTTCATTTGAAGAGATCAAACCTCTCAAAGAAAAGTATAAAGATAACAAGGATGTCGTTTTTCTATATCTGACAGACGAAAGCTCAAACTATAATCTATGGAAAGGTTTTCTCGATAAATTATCAGGTGAGCACTACTATATTACGAAAGCACAGCTTAATGTAATCTTTGAAAAAAATAAGTTTAATGCTATTCCGCATTATATGTTGATTGACCGTACGGGGACGATAAAGCATTCTGAAACCTATCCTAAAGAAATTGCGAAAACTTTAACGGAGTGGATTGATAATTCGCTGTAG